Proteins encoded together in one Juglans regia cultivar Chandler chromosome 9, Walnut 2.0, whole genome shotgun sequence window:
- the LOC108997020 gene encoding scarecrow-like protein 28 isoform X1, translating into MLAGCSSSTLLSPRHRLSEAPAQLQACHFQLPSMSTQRLDLPCSFSRKDTSRSQPIRPVGLSVEKSIESKTSSCSLKQSVRLPPLATSTQKTSAQTTFIEAKREIKGEFWEQGKSLKRLAEQGSVDDSCISKAKRKKGGGDNGKSDEILGSGHDSLSLGQLGAGNFWFQPGIEASRSVPGITGLNPPRVPFSLTTCSGDDERNCYVPGELISPPLPLSNNPWVGSVVTEITDLGEKDGETSYRLVKEASGSSTSSDSQSLGHRLNENVSEQEVGNGSRNPYSHEDNEVEGREEDNQGEHQGFELVSLLTACVEAIGFRNIAVINHFIAKLGEIASPQGSPISRLSAYYTEALAIRVTRLWPHIFHITTPRELDRADEDSSTALRLLNQVSPIPKFLHFTSNEILLRAFEGKDRVHIIDFDIKQGLQWPSLFQSLASRTNPPTHVRITGIGESKQELNETGDRLAGFAEALNLPFEFHPVVDRLEDVRLWMLHVKEQECVAVNCIFQMHKTLYDGNGGALRDFLGLIRSTNPKVVIMAEQEAEHNEPRLETRASNSLKHYSAIFDSIDYSLPLDSSVRLKIEEMFAREIKNIIACEGRDRHERHESFEKWRKLIEQGGFRCMGINEREMLQSQLLLKMYSCENFSVKKQGQDGAALTLSWLDQPLYTISAWAPLDVVGSSSSYSQPS; encoded by the coding sequence ATGTTGGCTGGGTGTTCTAGTTCTACATTGCTGTCACCAAGACATAGATTGAGCGAAGCACCTGCACAGTTGCAAGCCTGCCATTTCCAGCTGCCTTCAATGAGCACACAGAGATTGGACTTACCATGTAGTTTCTCCCGCAAAGACACCTCGCGCTCGCAGCCCATTAGGCCAGTTGGCCTTTCGGTGGAGAAGTCAATTGAATCGAAGACTAGCAGCTGTTCTCTTAAGCAGAGTGTCCGCCTTCCACCTTTAGCGACAAGCACTCAGAAGACGAGTGCTCAGACGACATTTATCGAAGCGAAGAGAGAGATCAAAGGTGAGTTTTGGGAGCAAGGAAAGAGCTTGAAGAGGTTAGCAGAGCAGGGCTCTGTTGATGATTCATGCATTAGTAAAGCCAAGAGGAAAAAGGGCGGCGGTGATAATGGGAAATCCGATGAAATTCTGGGAAGTGGACATGATAGTTTGAGTTTAGGCCAACTGGGTGCTGGGAACTTTTGGTTTCAGCCCGGTATCGAGGCGTCTCGCTCAGTTCCTGGGATCACAGGCCTTAACCCTCCCCGAGTTCCGTTCTCTCTGACGACATGTTCAGGGGACGACGAAAGGAACTGTTACGTGCCCGGTGAATTGATTTCACCACCTTTGCCATTGTCGAACAATCCATGGGTGGGATCCGTGGTGACTGAGATCACAGACCTTGGTGAGAAGGACGGTGAGACCAGCTACAGGCTGGTGAAGGAGGCCTCGGGATCAAGTACTTCATCAGATAGCCAAAGCTTGGGCCATAGGCTAAATGAGAATGTCTCGGAACAAGAAGTGGGAAATGGGTCTAGGAATCCTTATTCCCATGAGGACAATGAAGTCGAGGGTAGGGAGGAGGACAACCAAGGGGAGCATCAAGGGTTTGAGCTTGTCAGCTTACTTACAGCATGTGTTGAAGCGATTGGATTCCGGAATATCGCTGTGATCAATCATTTTATAGCTAAGTTGGGTGAGATTGCTTCGCCCCAAGGAAGCCCTATTAGCCGTCTATCTGCATATTACACTGAAGCTTTGGCCATACGAGTCACAAGGCTTTGGcctcatatttttcatattaccACTCCTCGGGAGCTTGATCGGGCGGATGAAGACTCTAGCACTGCACTGAGGCTTTTGAACCAGGTGAGCCCAATTCCAAAGTTTCTTCATTTtacatcaaatgagatattATTGAGAGCTTTTGAAGGGAAAGACAGGGTTCACATTATAGATTTCGACATTAAGCAAGGGCTTCAGTGGCCGAGTTTGTTCCAGAGTTTAGCTTCTAGGACTAATCCTCCAACCCATGTTAGAATCACGGGTATTGGTGAGTCCAAGCAAGAACTGAATGAAACGGGAGATAGGCTTGCCGGATTCGCTGAGGCATTGAATCTACCTTTCGAATTTCATCCAGTGGTGGACAGGTTGGAAGATGTGAGGCTGTGGATGCTTCATGTGAAGGAGCAAGAGTGTGTGGCCGtgaattgtatttttcaaatgcACAAGACTCTTTACGATGGGAATGGAGGAGCACTAAGGGATTTTCTGGGACTTATCCGAAGCACAAACCCCAAAGTTGTCATTATGGCAGAGCAAGAGGCTGAACACAACGAACCCAGGTTGGAAACAAGAGCTTCCAATTCACTAAAACACTACTCTGCCATATTTGACTCTATTGATTATAGTCTTCCCTTGGACAGCTCGGTCAGGCTAAAGATAGAGGAGATGTTTGCACGCGAAATTAAGAACATAATTGCTTGTGAGGGAAGGGACAGGCATGAAAGGCACGAAAGTTTTGAGAAGTGGAGGAAGTTGATAGAGCAAGGAGGATTCCGATGCATGGGAATAAACGAGAGGGAAATGCTTCAGAGCCAATTGTTGTTGAAAATGTACTCCTGTGAGAACTTCAGCGTTAAGAAGCAAGGGCAAGATGGAGCGGCGCTTACTTTAAGTTGGCTAGATCAACCTCTTTACACAATCTCGGCATGGGCGCCCCTTGATGTTGTAGGCAGTTCGTCCTCTTATTCTCAGCCAAGTTGA
- the LOC108997020 gene encoding scarecrow-like protein 28 isoform X2, with product MLAGCSSSTLLSPRHRLSEAPAQLQACHFQLPSMSTQRLDLPCSFSRKDTSRSQPIRPVGLSVEKSIESKTSSCSLKQSVRLPPLATSTQKTSAQTTFIEAKREIKGEFWEQGKSLKRLAEQGSVDDSCISKAKRKKGGGDNGKSDEILGSGHDSLSLGQLGAGNFWFQPGIEASRSVPGITGLNPPRVPFSLTTCSGDDERNCYVPGELISPPLPLSNNPWVGSVVTEITDLGEKDGETSYRLVKEASGSSTSSDSQSLGHRLNENVSEQEVGNGSRNPYSHEDNEVEGREEDNQGEHQGFELVSLLTACVEAIGFRNIAVINHFIAKLGEIASPQGSPISRLSAYYTEALAIRVTRLWPHIFHITTPRELDRADEDSSTALRLLNQVSPIPKFLHFTSNEILLRAFEGKDRVHIIDFDIKQGLQWPSLFQSLASRTNPPTHVRITGIGESKQELNETGDRLAGFAEALNLPFEFHPVVDRLEDVRLWMLHVKEQECVAVNCIFQMHKTLYDGNGGALRDFLGLIRSTNPKVVIMAEQEAEHNEPSSVRLKIEEMFAREIKNIIACEGRDRHERHESFEKWRKLIEQGGFRCMGINEREMLQSQLLLKMYSCENFSVKKQGQDGAALTLSWLDQPLYTISAWAPLDVVGSSSSYSQPS from the exons ATGTTGGCTGGGTGTTCTAGTTCTACATTGCTGTCACCAAGACATAGATTGAGCGAAGCACCTGCACAGTTGCAAGCCTGCCATTTCCAGCTGCCTTCAATGAGCACACAGAGATTGGACTTACCATGTAGTTTCTCCCGCAAAGACACCTCGCGCTCGCAGCCCATTAGGCCAGTTGGCCTTTCGGTGGAGAAGTCAATTGAATCGAAGACTAGCAGCTGTTCTCTTAAGCAGAGTGTCCGCCTTCCACCTTTAGCGACAAGCACTCAGAAGACGAGTGCTCAGACGACATTTATCGAAGCGAAGAGAGAGATCAAAGGTGAGTTTTGGGAGCAAGGAAAGAGCTTGAAGAGGTTAGCAGAGCAGGGCTCTGTTGATGATTCATGCATTAGTAAAGCCAAGAGGAAAAAGGGCGGCGGTGATAATGGGAAATCCGATGAAATTCTGGGAAGTGGACATGATAGTTTGAGTTTAGGCCAACTGGGTGCTGGGAACTTTTGGTTTCAGCCCGGTATCGAGGCGTCTCGCTCAGTTCCTGGGATCACAGGCCTTAACCCTCCCCGAGTTCCGTTCTCTCTGACGACATGTTCAGGGGACGACGAAAGGAACTGTTACGTGCCCGGTGAATTGATTTCACCACCTTTGCCATTGTCGAACAATCCATGGGTGGGATCCGTGGTGACTGAGATCACAGACCTTGGTGAGAAGGACGGTGAGACCAGCTACAGGCTGGTGAAGGAGGCCTCGGGATCAAGTACTTCATCAGATAGCCAAAGCTTGGGCCATAGGCTAAATGAGAATGTCTCGGAACAAGAAGTGGGAAATGGGTCTAGGAATCCTTATTCCCATGAGGACAATGAAGTCGAGGGTAGGGAGGAGGACAACCAAGGGGAGCATCAAGGGTTTGAGCTTGTCAGCTTACTTACAGCATGTGTTGAAGCGATTGGATTCCGGAATATCGCTGTGATCAATCATTTTATAGCTAAGTTGGGTGAGATTGCTTCGCCCCAAGGAAGCCCTATTAGCCGTCTATCTGCATATTACACTGAAGCTTTGGCCATACGAGTCACAAGGCTTTGGcctcatatttttcatattaccACTCCTCGGGAGCTTGATCGGGCGGATGAAGACTCTAGCACTGCACTGAGGCTTTTGAACCAGGTGAGCCCAATTCCAAAGTTTCTTCATTTtacatcaaatgagatattATTGAGAGCTTTTGAAGGGAAAGACAGGGTTCACATTATAGATTTCGACATTAAGCAAGGGCTTCAGTGGCCGAGTTTGTTCCAGAGTTTAGCTTCTAGGACTAATCCTCCAACCCATGTTAGAATCACGGGTATTGGTGAGTCCAAGCAAGAACTGAATGAAACGGGAGATAGGCTTGCCGGATTCGCTGAGGCATTGAATCTACCTTTCGAATTTCATCCAGTGGTGGACAGGTTGGAAGATGTGAGGCTGTGGATGCTTCATGTGAAGGAGCAAGAGTGTGTGGCCGtgaattgtatttttcaaatgcACAAGACTCTTTACGATGGGAATGGAGGAGCACTAAGGGATTTTCTGGGACTTATCCGAAGCACAAACCCCAAAGTTGTCATTATGGCAGAGCAAGAGGCTGAACACAACGAACCCAG CTCGGTCAGGCTAAAGATAGAGGAGATGTTTGCACGCGAAATTAAGAACATAATTGCTTGTGAGGGAAGGGACAGGCATGAAAGGCACGAAAGTTTTGAGAAGTGGAGGAAGTTGATAGAGCAAGGAGGATTCCGATGCATGGGAATAAACGAGAGGGAAATGCTTCAGAGCCAATTGTTGTTGAAAATGTACTCCTGTGAGAACTTCAGCGTTAAGAAGCAAGGGCAAGATGGAGCGGCGCTTACTTTAAGTTGGCTAGATCAACCTCTTTACACAATCTCGGCATGGGCGCCCCTTGATGTTGTAGGCAGTTCGTCCTCTTATTCTCAGCCAAGTTGA